The region TGATTATTTAGCCTAGCCTAGGGCTAGGCCTAGCTCGGCATGCTCGGTGAGCTGAGCTGTACCAAATGTGTGGCTATAAACGTCAAAtagtcacataggcctacatgacaattaacataaataaaaaagaaagcaaaaccaGTCTATAGTTTGTTGTTTGACTTGCGCAATAACAAAAACTTaatgatttttgccaattataaaaaGGCCGATTAGCCGAACAAATCATAGCAAATTTTGCTAGGCCTAATCGTCGCGTCACTCGTGCTCATCATTTTTTGTACAACATGCATTATAGCTAAGCCGGAATGCCCTAACTTAGGCTAGGCCCTATACATGATTTTAATACTAGGCCTATCTGTGGTACAAatatgtaaagctgaatttatactccatcactGAGCGATGAGCAATTGATATCTGACCGATGAGGTTGCGCGCTTTTTttaacgcaacaaaaagcgccataactcattggctagaaaccaattgcTCATCGCTCAGCGATGGCGTATAAATTCAGCGAAAGTGTTCAGGGCTTTTAAAATAACAAACCAAATATGTTTCGCAGGCTGCGTACTTTTATGCCTATTGAGAAATAAAAATGTTAATGTACTGGTTTACTCATGAACTTTTCCACTTTTTTCTCTTAATTTCTACAGGAAGATCTCATCGACAAGCTTGGCGAGGTTGCTGTTAAAGGGCTGACCCCAGGATACACTAACCTTGTGTTTGGGAAAACTGACTTCCCTGGTTCTGTTTTCTCTGTTGCAAGCGAAATTGGTGTGCTTACTGAAAAGCACCAAACTGGTAAGTGGCAATTTTTCCACAAATCGGTACAAGAGTTTTGTGCAGGGTATTTTCTCTCCAAGCGTGGAGAAGAGTTGGACTTATATCTGAAAGATATTCAGTCCCCAAAAAAATGCCCTGAGCATAGCACTAGTGCTGATGTTTGCTGCGCAATGTGTGCCAGCTGCACACAAAATTGTGGAAAAATTGGTCACAATTTTTGGCAAAATGGACTCTGGTAAGTTTTACAGGGAACAGTTGCCATTTAACGAGACCCGGCCAATTCAAGAATTAACTGAATTGTGCCTGGTATGCAACTCTGAAGCCCAGAGTGATAATATAGACTTGCAAAGTTTATTTCCCTCTCGCAAGGTCTTGTTTCATGGCATCACTACCAAGGCTGCAAATGCATTAGGCTACCTAATGCAAAGTAGTAACAAGCCAGAATTCAATGAAATCGTGTTGCGTCCAATTGCGCATGCAACAGATCCAGTTGTTCAGTTTGGTGCAACCCGTGATATGTGGGTATCAAAACAGCAAGAAATTAATGCCATTTCTGATGATAAAATTAAAGAAATCAAACAAAGATTTCTTGCTGTTAATCCAAACACAAGTGCTGACATCCTGAGTTACAGTCCTGCAGCTATAGCAGCATACATCAGCTGTATCCAAGCCAGCGAGGGCCTACCAAGCACATCTGAAACTGATGTGTCTGGTATATTCAATAACATCCACCATGTCCAATTGGAGGTCCTCGATGTTGACTTCTTCCCACTACATGACAACTTTGACATACTGTGTAAGAACATTGAGGAGGGTCATTTGTCCTCACTAAGGCAGCTCTATGCAACATCAACTGCACCTAGTGGAAAACAAATGACCAAACTTGCTCAAAATGTCCACAAAATGCCATCACTGGAGTTcctcaatatctcaaaaaatccAATCGAGGCTGGGAAAACTATTCCTGCATTATGTGAACATATCAATAAATGTACGGAACTGTACGCGTTGTCTGCATACACCATGAATGCACCAGCAAACGATATGTTGACATTGGCAGAGAATATCCCAGCCAATCTTACACTGTTGTCTATCCACGGTAATGAGATGAATGATGCAGTAGCAGTATGTCTTACCAACTCATTACCATCTGCAATGACTATGCTGGCTATCAGTGTGTATGGTATGAGTATGAGTCAACATGACGCTCTACTTGAGTCTATTCATACCAGACTCACGAGTCTAGTAGGGATGCGTGTAGATGATAGCAGTTACGTGGTGAGTTTGGTGAGACATATGGCCAGCACATTCATGTCATGCACACAATTATACCAGCTACAACTGACTGCTACTGTCATGACTGCAGACGAGGAAGGaaaagaagaggaggaagaaagGGAGGAGGAGGAAGCAGAACTTGATGTACAGATAATTCCTGACGAGTGTTTTAATAACTTTATCGATGCCTTCAAACAATCCACGAGCATCACGGAACTGACGATGTATGGCATCAGTTTGACATTGCAACAATTCAGACAGTTATTGGACACTTGCAGACACAAATCTTTGCAGACATTACGGTAAGTTTATACCGttattttagtattattttgtctcgtatttttaagcttacctaattaaAAAAATGCCCGGGCCTAGGCTTGAAGCTTTTAGAAATACGTTTCAAAATTATCAACTTTATTTCAATATGGCTTGTGTTTACAAACAAATACAATGCTTATAATTACTATtaattgtttgtctgtttgtttactgtttattttaacatttaacctgtttatttttgggtaaaaaagcgTGCATAAATTGGCGTGTTTTGTGGAGATTTTTTTTCATGCAAACAAAATTCAGTGGCGGCGTAGACGTGGTAGACCCTGGCAGCATgcaatgtttataattatttttggcATCAACATCTGAGTGTTTACAAACAAATACAATGCTTATAATCACTATCAATTGTTGATCTGTTTATTTActgtttatttttacattttatccgtttattttggggtaaaaaacGTGCATAAATTGGCGTATTTTGAagaagtttttaattttttttcatgaacAAATTCAATGTAAAATCCATGAATGATGCTCGTGGCGTGTAGGGGTGTCTGCATGCAATTTATATTTTTGGCTTCGACACCTATCAATGCCTATTTGGCTTTTGTTTACAAACAAGTACATTGCTTTTAATCACCAGCAAttgtttatctatttattaacttttatttttacattttatctGTTTATTTGTTGTAAAAATGCATGCAGAAATTGATGTGTTTTGAAGTGAATTTTTTTTCGTGCAAAACAAATTCAATGTATTTAGTTTTTCGTCACCCTGTCCCTGACTGTTTTTGGCATCAGCACCAGCACCCAGtctaattatattatataaatttggtgaatatttgaatgaaataattatgaaatttcattttttataccGTTTTTATACCATAATTTTTTTCAAGGTATTTCAAtcccccataaaaaaaaaaaacgtagtGCAAACAACATTTTTGAGGTAATTGAAAGGACGCATGGGCAAAACAACACGCACCAGCAGGGTAAAGTccggttcttactccacatcgcagcgcgatgcgatgctataaaaactgaaatctgaagcccggtcctgactccacatcgcagcacgatgcgatgctataaaactgTAATCttagccaggtttttacgagctcagcggtgaaaattctcatcgcgcggtggaaactTCGGTCCTCGatggagttgaacaatgttcaacttttttgcATCGCgatgcgatatcgcagccgtacacgcttctgattggctgctggaaaatcaaggtcggtagaatgaccttaaaaggagatgcagattgcagaccccacatgcttttaaaacatcgcaacatctcacgatgaaattaaaatgtacattttaatttcatcgcgcgatgctgcgatatttgaaaaccatcgcatcgcgctgcgaagtggagtcaggatcggactttagccaggtttttacaagcttggcggtaaaaattctcatcgcgcggtggaaatcgGTCCGcaatggagttggattttgttcaactttatagcatcgcgatgcgatatcgcagccgtgcacgcttgtgattggctgctagaaaatcaaggtcggcagaatgaccataaaaggagatgcagaccccacatgcttttaaaacttcgcagcatcgcgcgatgctgcgaggtTTTTAAAGCATcgtcgcatcgcgctgcgatgtggagtaagaatcggacttAGACGATGTGCGTTAGACATTCTTGCTCAAGGTAATTCTATGCATGTGACTTTTTGACGTGCGGCAGGGATTTTTCAATGCACGTTTGGGTAAAAAGGGCTTTTTAATGAGCGACAGGCATTTTGGAGGAACTATCATACCGTATTGGGAGCACGCGTTGGTAAATGACACGCACCAGGGCTTTTTGCCTCACAGCAGGCATTTAAGTTAATTGGACGCATGGGTGAGTAAAAAGATGCGTGCCGGTTTTTCTTAAAGTGCGGATGGAGGCAACTTTATATTGGAGGATTATTTCGCTATGCGACTAGCAAACTTTGATTCTGTAGTAACATGTGCTAAAAGTCGTAATTTATCGTTCAATTTTGTGTTCTTGCCAACAAATGCTGGATGTACAATGTATATTCTGCCCCCATGTGCAACAAAACAGGATAGCGCATTTGCCATGTAGTACTATTACATACGTGTACATAGTGGTGCAATTTTGAGTCGGTAAtctttaagtataggcctattatacattGTAATATCTTTGAGGGCGGCAGACATTTTAGAGGTAACACTTGCGTGGGTTAAACGACATGCACTGGGTCTTCATGATGTGTGGTATGCATTTACGCGGTAATTAGACGCGCGCGGCAGATAAAATGGCAATTGCCTGGGCTTTTGATGTGCGGGAGGCTTTTTGAGGTAATTGGATGCTGTGTGCACCCTGGGCATTTTGACGCAAGGTAGGCAATTGGATGCACATGCAAGTAAAATGATGCACCCCAGGGCATTTTGACATGAGTCAGGTATTTTCCAGGAAACTGGACACACATATGGGTAAAACGATTAGCGCCAGGACTTTTTGACAGGGGACAGGCATTTTTAGGTAATTTGACACATGCGTGCAtgtttttaaaaaacaacatttttgaggTATAAATTGCTTTGTTTTTAATTCAAAACTCCATTACCAATTGACCTAATTAGCACCTCTcccaagggcttaggcagccagccgtgtagggagtgttttacacacccaaatttgtaaacacacacccagtttttgcccacatggcctattaCACACCCACTTTTTTTAacttacacacccaaaccttcaaatcctgcctaaaaCCCTGACCCCTCCCCTAATAAGTGCCCCTACAGAATTGTTTGAGTGCCAaacgtataggcctactgtcaaatGCACCTGAACTAAATTCCATCAAATATCTGAATAAGACCTTCTCTAAACCTCCCAGTTTAGGAATATGAGGATATAGACATTTCATACActgcattttgaatgttaaatgcctgtaaaaaaattaaattcccaaaattttaatATAAAGCACCACCTGAAAGCATGGAAGTAATAGACTATTACTATTACTTCCATGCTGAAAATGAAACCTCCCAGTTTACAGTTTAGGAATATGATGATTTAGACATTTAATACAatgcattttgaatgttaaatgcctgtaaaaaaaaaaaaattcccaacaTTTTAATATAAAGCACGGGGCACTACTTAGGTTGATTCACtatttattggcatatttacttatttatttgtttaaaattatttataggttaataaatgcgtcttacttgttgagagtgaaattgtacaaaataatgcatgtgtactgagatgttgatgcgtctaatgcacgagccccgaagggggggagtgcattagacgcagcaacatctcagtacaagtgcattattttatacaatttttcgagcaacaagtaatacacattttttaacctatttcatacacaagataaaaagtcatgattttttctaatttaataacaaaattgtcactaaaaatgttggaaaatacgagcaaatataaatgcatcacctcgcaaggaaaatgaatcaatcctacgtgaTGTGAATGCGCGcggaagcactgcgcgtagtGCGCACAGTGTGTgtccgtgcaattatacaatattaatgcactccGTGTATCTTtctaacggcttttctgattggctatgtggttctaagagtgtatgaaacaaTGTTAAGTGGTACTACGGCCATTATTTTTCACactttgttgacaaaatgttcatttccatataaattatttcatttataacatttattttaatACTTCAGTTATCATGACGTTGCCCTTGGCTTATATTGAGCTCATCAACTCCTTGAATTGCGCATTCATGTGTAGCCTATATTACGTACCGTATGCCCCTCAAATTTGACCTTCACTGCAGCCAGCAAAACCTCACCCTGACTTGTACCATGTTGTACCCGTATCCATATAAATCTTTATACTTCATTTATATAAAGGATGccatttcataataattatttgagAATCCTTGCTATCATTTCACAGGTTTGACAGACGCTCCCTACCAGCAGGTCTTGAAGATAGTGAGCTGGATGATGATGAATTCCTCCTTCTTGATTAGCATCCTTACACACTAGCATGACTAGGCAGCCCAGGTGAGTCAAATGAAATcatgtacaaaatataaattCTTAACTTGTGTAAACAGACCCTGAAACAGACCAGAGAGATACTacagatagtatacaaatattgactgctatgaggggcatggttaaaattataggcccaaggtgatctcaaaccatgctatgacc is a window of Amphiura filiformis chromosome 2, Afil_fr2py, whole genome shotgun sequence DNA encoding:
- the LOC140146449 gene encoding uncharacterized protein, with protein sequence MQSSNKPEFNEIVLRPIAHATDPVVQFGATRDMWVSKQQEINAISDDKIKEIKQRFLAVNPNTSADILSYSPAAIAAYISCIQASEGLPSTSETDVSGIFNNIHHVQLEVLDVDFFPLHDNFDILCKNIEEGHLSSLRQLYATSTAPSGKQMTKLAQNVHKMPSLEFLNISKNPIEAGKTIPALCEHINKCTELYALSAYTMNAPANDMLTLAENIPANLTLLSIHGNEMNDAVAVCLTNSLPSAMTMLAISVYGMSMSQHDALLESIHTRLTSLVGMRVDDSSYVVSLVRHMASTFMSCTQLYQLQLTATVMTADEEGKEEEEEREEEEAELDVQIIPDECFNNFIDAFKQSTSITELTMYGISLTLQQFRQLLDTCRHKSLQTLRFDRRSLPAGLEDSELDDDEFLLLD